From a single Eleginops maclovinus isolate JMC-PN-2008 ecotype Puerto Natales chromosome 20, JC_Emac_rtc_rv5, whole genome shotgun sequence genomic region:
- the col2a1b gene encoding LOW QUALITY PROTEIN: collagen, type II, alpha 1b (The sequence of the model RefSeq protein was modified relative to this genomic sequence to represent the inferred CDS: inserted 1 base in 1 codon) yields MFSIMDSRTVLLLVATQACLLAVVRCQEEDQEDVLSCLQDGQRYSDKDVWKPEPCRICVCDTGTVLCDEIVCEELKDCPKPEIPFGECCPICAADQSPPIGSPGAKGQKGEPGDITDVVGPRGPGGPMGPPGEQGQRGPRGDKGEKGTPGPRGRDGEPGTPGNPGPPGPPGPNGPPGLGGNFAAQMAGGFDEKAGGAQMGVMQGPMGPMGPRGPPGPSGSPGPQGFQGNPGEAGEPGQSGPMGPRGPSGPSGKPGDDGEAGKPGKSGERGPSGPQGSRGFPGTPGLPGIKGHRGYPGLDGSKGETGAVGSKGESGASGENGAPGPMGPRGLPGERGRPGPSGVAGARGNDGLSGPAGPPGPVGPSGAPGFPGSPGTKGEAGPTGARGPEGAQGPRGESGTPGSSGPSGASGNPGTDGIPGSKGSAGAPGIAGAPGFPGPRGPPGPQGATGPLGPKGTSGDPGIPGFKGEAGPKGEFGPAGLQGPAGPQGEEGKRGPRGEAGAAGPLGPPGERGSPGNRGFPGQDGLAGPKGAPGERGSAGASGPKGANGDPGRPGESGLPGARGLTGRPGDAGPQGKVGPSGGSGEDGRPGPPGPQGARGQPGVMGFPGPKGATGEPGKSGEKGLGGAPGLRGLPGKDGETGAAGPPGPAGSAGERGEQGQPGPSGFQGLPGPPGPPGEGGKPGDQGVPGEAGAAGVTGPRGERGFPGERGAAGPQGLQGPRGLPGTPGTDGPKGAIGPAGTGGAQGPPGLXGMPGERGSAGIPGPKGDRGDLGEKGPEGASGKDGGRGLTGPIGPPGPAGPNGEKGESGPSGPSGAPGTRGAPGDRGETGPPGPAGFAGPPGSDGQPGIKGEQGESGQKGDAGAPGPQGPSGAPGPSGPTGVFGPKGARGAQGPPGATGFPGAAGRVGPPGPNGNPGPAGPAGPAGKDGPKGVRGDGGPPGRQGDAGLRGPAGTPGEKGDAGEDGPSGPLGPSGPQGLGGQRGIVGLPGQRGERGFPGLPGPSGEPGKQGAAGGSGDRGPPGPVGPPGLTGPAGEPGREGNPGSDGPPGRDGATGIKGDRGNTGPAGAPGAPGAPGATGPVGPTGKQGDRGESGAQGPAGSAGPAGARGMPGPQGPRGDKGESGEGGERGQKGHRGFTGLQGLPGPPGQSGDQGATGVSGPSGQRGPPGPVGPSGKDGGNGMPGPIGPPGPRGRSGETGPSGPAGNPGPPGLPGPPGPGIDMSAFAGLGQTEKSPDPLRYMRADQASGNLRQHDAEVDATLKSLNNQIENIRSPEGSRKNPARTCRDLKLCHPDWKSGEYWIDPNQGCTVDAIKVFCNMETGESCVKSKPASIPRKNWWSSKSKDRKHVWFGETMNGGFHFSYGDDSLAVNTAAIQMTFLRLLSTEASQNLTYHCKNSVAYLDASTGNLKKAVLLQGSNDVEIRAEGNSRFTYSVMEDGCTKHTGQWGKTVIEYRSQKTSRLPIVDIAPMDVGGTDQEFGVEVGAVCFL; encoded by the exons AGGAGGATGTTTTAAGCTGTTTACAAGATGGACAGCGCTATAGTGACAAGGACGTATGGAAACCAGAGCCTTGtcgcatctgtgtgtgtgacactggaACCGTCCTGTGTGATGAAATTGTCTGCGAGGAGCTTAAAGACTGCCCCAAACCTGAAATCCCATTCGGAGAGTGTTGCCCCATCTGTGCAGCTGACCAGTCTCCACCCATTG GATCACCAGGAGCTAAG GGTCAGAAGGGTGAACCCGGAGACATTACAGAT GTTGTAGGACCAAGAGGACCAGGTGGCCCAATG GGCCCACCAGGAGAGCAAGGACAACGAGGACCAAGAGGAGATAAGGGAGAGAAG GGAACCCCTGGTCCCCGTGGCAGAGATGGCGAGCCTGGCACCCCCGGAAACCCCGGCCCCCCTGGACCTCCAGGACCTAATGGACCCCCTGGACTTGGTGGA AACTTTGCTGCTCAGATGGCAGGTGGATTTGACGAGAAGGCTGGCGGCGCGCAGATGGGTGTGATGCAAGGACCAATG GGCCCTATGGGACCCAGAGGACCACCTGGCCCCAGCGGATCACCT GGCCCACAAGGTTTCCAAGGCAACCCAGGAGAGGCTGGAGAGCCCGGACAGTCT GGCCCCATGGGTCCCCGTGGCCCATCTGGACCTTCTGGAAAACCTGGGGATGAT GGAGAGGCAGGCAAACCTGGCAAATCAGGTGAACGTGGACCTTCTGGACCTCAG GGATCTCGTGGATTCCCAGGAACTCCTGGCCTGCCGGGCATCAAGGGACACAGA GGTTATCCAGGTCTTGATGGTTCAAAGGGAGAGACTGGAGCTGTAGGGTCTAAG GGAGAGTCTGGTGCTTCTGGAGAGAATGGCGCTCCTGGACCAATG GGACCACGTGGTCTGCCTGGCGAGAGAGGTCGTCCTGGACCCAGTGGAGTTGCT GGTGCTCGTGGAAATGATGGCTTGTCCGGTCCTGCTGGCCCCCCA GGCCCTGTCGGCCCCTCTGGAGCTCCAGGCTTCCCTGGCTCTCCCGGTACAAAG GGAGAAGCTGGTCCTACTGGTGCTCGTGGACCTGAGGGTGCTCAGGGACCCCGTGGAGAGTCTGGCACTCCTGGATCATCCGGACCATCTGGCGCATCT GGAAACCCTGGAACTGATGGTATCCCTGGATCCAAAGGATCAGCT GGTGCTCCTGGTATCGCTGGTGCTCCTGGTTTCCCTGGACCTCGTGGACCTCCCGGGCCTCAGGGAGCAACTGGACCTCTCGGACCAAAAGGAACATCT GGAGACCCCGGTATTCCAGGCTTCAAGGGAGAGGCTGGACCCAAAGGAGAATTT GGACCCGCTGGTCTCCAGGGACCTGCTGGCCCACAAGGAGAAGAAGGCAAGCGAGGACCCAGGGGGGAGGCAGGTGCTGCTGGACCACTCGGACCTCCTGGAGAGAGA GGCTCTCCCGGTAACCGTGGTTTCCCCGGTCAGGACGGTCTGGCTGGTCCCAAG GGAGCCCCTGGTGAGCGTGGATCCGCTGGTGCCAGTGGACCCAAGGGTGCCAATGGTGACCCCGGCCGTCCCGGAGAGTCTGGTCTTCCCGGTGCTAGA GGCCTGACTGGACGCCCTGGTGACGCTGGTCCTCAAGGCAAAGTCGGACCTTCT GGAGGTTCTGGTGAGGATGGTCGCCCTGGACCCCCCGGCCCACAGGGAGCCCGTGGACAGCCTGGAGTCATGGGATTCCCCGGACCCAAGGGAGCAACT GGCGAGCCTGGCAAGTCTGGAGAAAAGGGACTGGGTGGAGCTCCTGGTCTGAGA GGTCTGCCTGGCAAAGATGGAGAAACCGGCGCTGCTGGACCCCCCGGCCCAGCT GGCTCTGCTGGCGAGAGAGGAGAGCAAGGACAGCCCGGTCCCTCAGGTTTCCAG GGTCTTCCCGGACCTCCTGGCCCACCTGGTGAGGGAGGCAAGCCTGGAGACCAG GGTGTTCCTGGAGAGGCTGGAGCCGCTGGTGTTACTGGACCCAGA GGAGAGCGTGGTTTCCccggagagagaggagctgccGGCCCCCAGGGTCTGCAGGGACCTCGGGGTCTGCCTGGAACTCCTGGAACTGACGGACCCAAG GGAGCCATTGGACCTGCTGGTACTGGTGGAGCTCAGGGTCCCCCCGGCC CAGGTATGCCCGGAGAGAGAGGATCTGCCGGCATTCCTGGACCCAAAGGAGACAGA GGTGACCTTGGAGAGAAAGGACCTGAAGGAGCTTCCGGTAAAGATGGTGGAAGA GGTCTCACTGGTCCCATTGGTCCTCCTGGTCCTGCTGGCCCCAATGGCGAGAAG GGAGAATCTGGTCCCTCTGGTCCTTCTGGAGCTCCTGGTACCCGTGGTGCTCCT ggTGACAGGGGTGAGACTGGACCTCCTGGGCCTGCTGGATTTGCTGGACCCCCT GGTTCCGACGGTCAGCCAGGTATCAAGGGAGAGCAGGGAGAATCTGGACAGAAGGGTGACGCTGGGGCCCCCGGACCCCAAGGACCCTCTGGTGCCCCTGGACCTTCA GGTCCTACTGGTGTTTTCGGACCTAAAGGTGCTCGTGGTGCTCAGGGACCTCCT GGTGCCACTGGTTTCCCTGGAGCTGCTGGCCGAGTTGGACCCCCTGGTCCCAAT GGTAATCCTGGACCTGCTGGTCCCGCTGGCCCTGCTGGTAAAGACGGACCCAAGGGTGTGAGAGGAGACGGTGGACCTCCAGGCCGACAGGGAGATGCTGGGCTCCGCGGACCTGCTGGAACTCCTGGAGAGAAGGGAGATGCTGGAGAGGACGGTCCCTCT GGTCCTCTTGGTCCTTCAGGTCCTCAGGGTTTGGGCGGTCAGCGCGGTATCGTGGGTCTACCCGGACAGCGTGGAGAGCGAGGTTTCCCTGGACTGCCTGGACCTTCT ggTGAGCCTGGAAAGCAGGGAGCTGCTGGTGGCAGCGGAGACCGCGGACCCCCTGGACCTGTTGGACCCCCTGGACTCACTGGACCTGCAGGAGAGCCTggcagagag GGCAACCCCGGATCTGATGGACCTCCTGGTAGAGACGGTGCTACTGGAATCAag ggtgACCGTGGTAACACCGGACCTGCTGGTGCTCCTGGTGCTCCTGGCGCTCCTGGTGCTACTGGCCCTGTCGGCCCCACTGgcaaacagggagacagaggagagtcT GGTGCACAAGGACCTGCTGGCTCTGCAGGACCTGCTGGAGCTAGAGGAATGCCA GGACCTCAAGGACCCCGTGGTGACAAGGGTGAGTCTGGAGAAGGCGGTGAGCGAGGACAAAAGGGACACAGAGGTTTCACTGGTCTCCAGGGTCTGCCTGGACCTCCG GGTCAATCTGGAGACCAGGGTGCCACTGGAGTCTCTGGACCTTCTGGACAAAGA GGACCCCCTGGACCTGTTGGACCCAGTGGAAAGGATGGTGGAAACGGTATGCCAGGACCCATTGGACCCCCTGGACCTCGTGGTCGCAGTGGAGAGACTGGTCCCTCT GGTCCCGCTGGTAACCCCGGACCCCCCGGTCTTCCTGGTCCCCCCGGCCCTGGCATTGACATGTCGGCTTTCGCTGGTCTTGGCCAGACTGAAAAGTCCCCTGATCCTCTTAGGTACATGAGGGCCGACCAGGCTTCCGGAAACCTCCGTCAGCACGATGCCGAGGTCGACGCCACTCTTAAATCTCTCAACAACCAGATCGAGAACATTCGCAGCCCCGAGGGTTCTAGGAAGAACCCAGCCCGCACCTGCAGAGACCTGAAGCTCTGCCACCCCGACTGGAAGAGCG gtGAGTACTGGATCGATCCCAATCAGGGATGCACCGTTGATGCAATCAAGGTCTTCTGCAACATGGAGACTGGAGAGTCCTGCGTCAAATCCAAGCCCGCCAGCATCCCTCGCAAGAACTGGTGGTCCAGCAAGAGCAAGGACCGCAAACACGTCTGGTTCGGAGAGACCATGAATGGAGGATTCCAC TTCAGCTATGGTGATGACAGCCTTGCAGTCAACACTGCTGCCATTCAGATGACTTTCCTGAGATTGCTGTCCACCGAGGCTTCTCAGAACCTCACCTACCACTGTAAGAACAGCGTGGCCTACTTGGACGCCTCAACGGGCAACCTGAAGAAGGCCGTGCTGCTGCAGGGCTCCAACGACGTGGAGATCAGAGCCGAGGGCAACAGCCGCTTCACTTACAGCGTGATGGAGGACGGCTGCACG aaacacacaggacAGTGGGGCAAGACAGTGATCGAATACAGATCGCAGAAGACCTCTCGTCTGCCCATTGTAGACATTGCCCCCATGGATGTAGGAGGAACAGACCAGGAGTTTGGAGTGGAAGTCGGTGCAGTCTGCTTCTTGTAA